The DNA segment GAGATTAATACTCTTGATGATTTAAAAGGTCTTAAGATGAGAATCCCTGGGTTTGCTGGTGAAGTTATGGCAAAACTTGGAGTTCAAGCTGTTACAATCAATCCTGGAGAGTTATATACCTCTTTAGAGAGAAATACTATTGATGCTCTTGAGTGGGTTAGCCCATCTATGGACTTTGTTATGGGATTTCATAAAGTTGCACCTTATTACTACACAGGATGGCATGAACCAGGAACTGAAATGCAATTTGTAATCAACAGAAAAGTTTTCGATAAACTTCCTGTGCATCTTCAGAATGTACTTAAAGCTGCAATGAAAATTGCTGCATATGATATGTACATTAATAATTATGATTTAAATGCACTTGCATGGGAAAGAATGAAAAAAGAGTATCCTGATATCAAAGTTAGAACTTTTCCAAAACCTATAATGGATGCACTAAAAAAAGCAAATGCAGAATTAAGAGAAGAGATGAAAGCTAGTTCTCCTGAAATGAAAGAGGTTTTAGATTCTCAAGAGGCTTATCAAAAAAAACTTAGACCTTGGTCTGAAATGTCAGATTATTTTTATCTAAAAGATAATATTTAAGAAGCTCTTAGGAGCTTCTTAGAAGCCATTTGGATTGAATCCAAAATCATTATTAAAACCTAAATCAAAACTACTATTAAAAGCACTTAAAGATTTATCTTCAAAGCCATTTTGTACTGATTTCATTCTTAAACTCATAATATCGCTTTTGGGGTCAATAAACTGAGGACAGGCTATAGTACAATATCCACATAAAGTACAATCCCATATACCATTAGTTTGAATATTTTTTAATATTTCAAGGGGTGCTGACTCTTTTTTATCATTCACATATCTTAGAGCTCTAGTCAAGGTATAAGGGCCTAAAAACTCTTTATTTACTTCATAAACAGGGCAAGAGCTATAACAGCTTTGACATAAGATGCAGTTACTTTGTCTATCAATCTTTTTTTCATCTTCTTTAGTAATAGTTTCTAAACTATTACTATTTAAAAATGTGTGACCTATTTTGAGTAAGCTCTCTTCATGATGTAGTGAAACAATCAAATCTTTTAAAACTTCTGTGTTTTTTATTGGTTCAATTAAATCTTCATCTTCCAAGTGAGTTTTACAAGCTAATTTCTCTACCCCATTAACTCTTATGGCACAACTTCCACAAACTCCACTTTTACAGCCACATCTAAAACCTAAACTATTGTCATATTTAGTTTTTACTTCTATTAAAGAGTTTAGTATTGTCTCATTGTGATTTACAGAATACTCTTCAATTGTTGTTTGTTCATTTTTTTCTTTATTGTATCTTTTGATTTTAATTTTCATACAATCTCCTCAAAAAGGATCTCTATATTCTCTTCTTTTTTTATAGATATGGAGATTTTATCAAATGCCTCTTTTTCATTTTCAAAGTCAACTCTATAGTGTGCGCCTCGGCTCTCTTCTCTTTTTAGAGCAGATTTTACTATCAGTTGAGCTATAAGATAGATATTTTTAAATTCTAATAATTCAATTAGGTTTTTATTATGTATTTTACTTTTATCAGCTACACCAAGATTTTCAATTTCTTCTTTTTTATTTTCAAGATAATCTAGAGCCTTTTGCATTTTCTTTTTTTCTCTAAATAATCCTACATTGTTAAAAAATAGTTTCCCAAGCTCATTTTTTGTACTATAAAATGAGGTTTTACACTCTTTTTTTAATATCTCTTCAATCTCTTTTTTTATCTCTTGAACTCTTATTTTTTCAACTTCAACTGTCTCTTTATTTTTTGAGTTCTTTGCTGCATTTTCTCCAGCAATTTTACCAAAAGTGACTATTTCCAATAAAGAGTTTCCTCCTAATCTATTTGCTCCATGAATACCACTTTGTGCACACTCTCCACAAGCATAAAGATTTTCTAGTGTAGTTTTTGCATCTATTGTTGTTAGTATTCCACCCATTGTATAGTGTGCTGAAGGGCTTACAGGAATCAAATCTTTTTCCATTTTTAGTTTCATAAAATCATAAACAAGTTTTCTCTCTTGTGGCATTACAGCTTCAATTTTTTCTAAACCTAAATGTCTTAGGTCTAAGTATATTTTATCTCCTTGATGCTGCTTTTTATAGATTGCCCTTGCAACTTCATCCCTTGGTCTTAATTCATCAATAAATCTTTGCTCTTTTGAGTCAACTAAATAACCCCCTTCTCCTCTGGCACTTTCGCTTATTAGTATGTTTTTCCCTTCAAGTGAAGTAGGGTGAAATTGGATAAATTCCATATTTGAAAGTTTTGCTCCAGCTCTATAAGCAGCTGCAATACCATCTCCTGTAGAAGAGTAAGAGTTTGTTGTATATTGATGGTAAACTCCAGAATAACCACCTGTTGCAAGAATTATGCTTTTTGCCTCTATTTGAATTATTTTAGAGTTCTCTATATTTAGAAATATTGCTCCATTTACTTTTGAATCTTTTACAAGAAGTTCTAAAAGTATATGTTCATTTAAAAAATCTATGCTGTTTTTAATAGATTGATCATATAGGGTATGAAGGATTTTAAGTCCTGTATAATCTGAGCTATAGCAGGTTCTTTTGGCTTTTGTCCCACCAAATTTTCTTTGTGCAATATTTGCATTTTCATCTCTACTAAAAGGAACACCAATACTATCAAGCCAAGTTATAGTCTCTTTTGATTTTTCACAAAAGAATTTAATATTTTCAATTTTCCCTAGTTTGTGACTAGCTTTATAGGTATCGTTAATATAGTTTTCTACACTATCTTGTTGATCCTCTTTGAGTACTGCATTAATTCCACCTTGAGCTTGGCAAGTTTGAGAATGAGTAGGGTAGGTCTTTGAGACAACTAGTACTTTACTTCCTAACTCTTTTGCTTTTAGTGCAGCAGTAAGCCCAGCTCCGCCTGAACCTATTACTAATACATCAATCATCTATTCCCAAAACTCCTTTAGTGGTTCTTTTTCATCTTTTGTAGTTTTTTCAATTTTTTCGTCCATATAATCTAAATCTAAATTCTCAATCTCTTCAAGAGCATTTGCAAGCTCCTCTTCACCTATCTCTTTTTCGATTACTTTCTCTTCAATTTTAATCTCTTCATTATATTTTGTAACTTTCTTTTCTAAACTAATTTTTTCTTCTTTGTTTTTGCCATTGGCTTTTAAACTCAGATACTCATTCATAAGTTTTTCGTATTCATCGAATGCCAACAACATAAAACTTGGTTTCCCATCCCTAAGGATTACGGCTTTATCTATCTCTTTTTTTGATAACTTATCAAATATCATTTTGTTTTTTCTTATTAGTTCTGTAGAAGAAAACATCTCTCTTGATGTGTAGTGAAGTGGTTCCATACTAACTCCTATATGTATTGTAATACAAATTATACTACGAACTTTTGTATATTGTCAAGTACATAATTAATCAACTTTTTTCTTGATTCAACTGATCCCCAACCAATATGTGGTGTAATTATAAGTTGCTCTTTATCTCTTACTCTATTTAGCGGATTATTCTCTTCTATTGGTTCTTTTTCTAAAACATCAAGCCCACAAAACAGCTTTTTATCACTATTAAGTATATTCGCAAGATCATATTCATTTATTATTCCACCACGACCAACATTAACTAAAATGGCATTATCTTTTAACAAATTTAGATTTGATTTATTTAACAAATTATATGTCGCATCAGTCAAAGGTGAATGTATAGTAATAATATCAGAACTTTTTAATAATTCTTCCAAACTCATTTGTTTGTATTGCGAATTATTATTCTTTCCTGAAGTAGAATAATAATTCACATTACATTCAAAATTTTCAGCGATCTTTGCAACTTTTTTTCCAATTTCTCCTAAACCAATTATTCCCCAATTTTTGTCTTTTAATTCATAAAATGGTACATCAATATGTGTGAATAGATTTGATTTTTCCCATTGTTTTGTTTCCACATATTTTCTGTAGTAGTCAAGTTTTTCTGCAAATGTTAATACTAAAGTTATTGTAAGTTGTGTAACGCTATTTGTAGAGTATCCTGCAACATTTTTAACTTCTATTCCGTTCTCTCTTGCGTATTCAAGGTCAATATTATTTGTTCCTGTAGCCGTTACACATATTAATTTTATATTTGAATTTTTCATAATTTCACTATCTATAACAACTTTATTTGTTATTACAATATCAGCATCTTGTACTCTAGTTAGTGTTTGATTATGAGTTGTAGTTTCATAGATAATTACTTCACCAAAATTTTTAAATTCATCTAAAGATATATCTTTACCTAAGGTCTTTGTGTCTAAAAATACGATTTTCATTTTGTATACCCTTACATATTAGAATATGTAAAGGTAACAAAATTATAATAAATTGAAGATTATTATTTTCGTTTAGTTGAAAATATCTTTTCTGCCCACTCAGTAATTGGACCTCTTAATACTTTTTGAAGTTTGATGGCAAATATTTTAACAAGTTCACTCTCATTTTTTGTAGATTTTAAAAGAGTAGTTAATGAGTTTGTATATTTGTTTACATAAAAGTTGTCAATTTGTTTGTTACTTCCTAAAACTACAACTTTACATGTACTATCTATTCTTGATAAAACCATTTGCATAGTTTTATTAGACATATTTTGTGCCTCATCAATAATAACAAAGGCATTAGAAAGAGTTCTTCCTCTCATCTCCCCAACCCACATTGTTTCAATACCATAGTTTTCAATTAGTTGTTCAACCCTTTGGTTAACCTCTTTATCATCTAACTCTGGCATAAACTCAGTATTTTTTTTATTATTTCTTTTCTTTTTATATTCGCTTCTGATTATATAGTCTAAACTATCCATTAATGGGTGATTATAGATTCTAAATTTCTCTTCTAATCCTGGAAGATAACCCACATCTTCACCTTTATCTAAAGACTCAATAGAGTTTCTTATATAGATAATTTTTTGAAAATGTTTTTGTCTTACAAGTTTCAATGCTCCACTAAGAGCTAAAAGAGTTTTTCCTGAACCAGCTTTTGCTTCAACAATTAATACATTATAAAAGTGAGAAAGTATTGCATTAGAGAAAAATAGTTGCTCTTTATTAAGTGGAGTTATTACTTGGTTTCTAATTTCACCTTCATCT comes from the Halarcobacter ebronensis genome and includes:
- a CDS encoding PhoH family protein — translated: MNFEKVYVLDTNILLEDSGNIFKISDDNKNLIVLPETVLDEIDTKKSGFDEINFQAREFARILENSKIVESKKVGSYKIIRLEIFGNKNAIIDVISKEEYSLNSKNVALNIINDRKILEIASFAKEYYKNSETTFLSLDIMARTRAVSLDIKTDSLNGSYKEEFNYEFIKTVEIPFEETENLENRLITDFDEDYQPHNFSYCFKVKSSDQVILTSIQNKRVSLLDEGEIRNQVITPLNKEQLFFSNAILSHFYNVLIVEAKAGSGKTLLALSGALKLVRQKHFQKIIYIRNSIESLDKGEDVGYLPGLEEKFRIYNHPLMDSLDYIIRSEYKKKRNNKKNTEFMPELDDKEVNQRVEQLIENYGIETMWVGEMRGRTLSNAFVIIDEAQNMSNKTMQMVLSRIDSTCKVVVLGSNKQIDNFYVNKYTNSLTTLLKSTKNESELVKIFAIKLQKVLRGPITEWAEKIFSTKRK
- a CDS encoding TRAP transporter substrate-binding protein, translated to MKLFFKLTFIITLLCSFTYAQKVYKLTMATTWTSTQHPLIDTAEHMAKLAEELSNGQIKIRIDASNKHKSPFGVLDMVKGGQYDIAHTASYYWKGKDIAVLPFSSMPFGMTAQELYAWFYNDGGMELAQKVFEKHGVYSFPGGNTGVQMGGWFRKEINTLDDLKGLKMRIPGFAGEVMAKLGVQAVTINPGELYTSLERNTIDALEWVSPSMDFVMGFHKVAPYYYTGWHEPGTEMQFVINRKVFDKLPVHLQNVLKAAMKIAAYDMYINNYDLNALAWERMKKEYPDIKVRTFPKPIMDALKKANAELREEMKASSPEMKEVLDSQEAYQKKLRPWSEMSDYFYLKDNI
- a CDS encoding succinate dehydrogenase/fumarate reductase iron-sulfur subunit; this translates as MKIKIKRYNKEKNEQTTIEEYSVNHNETILNSLIEVKTKYDNSLGFRCGCKSGVCGSCAIRVNGVEKLACKTHLEDEDLIEPIKNTEVLKDLIVSLHHEESLLKIGHTFLNSNSLETITKEDEKKIDRQSNCILCQSCYSSCPVYEVNKEFLGPYTLTRALRYVNDKKESAPLEILKNIQTNGIWDCTLCGYCTIACPQFIDPKSDIMSLRMKSVQNGFEDKSLSAFNSSFDLGFNNDFGFNPNGF
- a CDS encoding D-2-hydroxyacid dehydrogenase, with product MKIVFLDTKTLGKDISLDEFKNFGEVIIYETTTHNQTLTRVQDADIVITNKVVIDSEIMKNSNIKLICVTATGTNNIDLEYARENGIEVKNVAGYSTNSVTQLTITLVLTFAEKLDYYRKYVETKQWEKSNLFTHIDVPFYELKDKNWGIIGLGEIGKKVAKIAENFECNVNYYSTSGKNNNSQYKQMSLEELLKSSDIITIHSPLTDATYNLLNKSNLNLLKDNAILVNVGRGGIINEYDLANILNSDKKLFCGLDVLEKEPIEENNPLNRVRDKEQLIITPHIGWGSVESRKKLINYVLDNIQKFVV
- a CDS encoding FAD-binding protein; its protein translation is MIDVLVIGSGGAGLTAALKAKELGSKVLVVSKTYPTHSQTCQAQGGINAVLKEDQQDSVENYINDTYKASHKLGKIENIKFFCEKSKETITWLDSIGVPFSRDENANIAQRKFGGTKAKRTCYSSDYTGLKILHTLYDQSIKNSIDFLNEHILLELLVKDSKVNGAIFLNIENSKIIQIEAKSIILATGGYSGVYHQYTTNSYSSTGDGIAAAYRAGAKLSNMEFIQFHPTSLEGKNILISESARGEGGYLVDSKEQRFIDELRPRDEVARAIYKKQHQGDKIYLDLRHLGLEKIEAVMPQERKLVYDFMKLKMEKDLIPVSPSAHYTMGGILTTIDAKTTLENLYACGECAQSGIHGANRLGGNSLLEIVTFGKIAGENAAKNSKNKETVEVEKIRVQEIKKEIEEILKKECKTSFYSTKNELGKLFFNNVGLFREKKKMQKALDYLENKKEEIENLGVADKSKIHNKNLIELLEFKNIYLIAQLIVKSALKREESRGAHYRVDFENEKEAFDKISISIKKEENIEILFEEIV